Below is a genomic region from Thermodesulfobacteriota bacterium.
CCCGCGCGCCTGTTCGCATCCTCCACGCTCTACTCGACGCTGGCGATGTTCTTCGATTTTCCCTCTCAGGAACTGCACGGGCGGATGATCGCCCGAACGATCGAACGGGACCCGAACTGCGTGCAGCGCCAGCTCAAAGTCTTGAAGGAGTGCGGAATCCTCTCCCGCAGGAAGGCGGGAATCTGGACCATGTACCGGATCTCGTACTCTTGTCCGCTGAGGGGCGAGCTCAAGGCGATGTTTCGCAAGACGCGGCACTTGCGCTATTACCCGCAGCAGGACGGGCATGAAAGGTACGTGGAGGGATTGAAGAAGGGAGTGATTGCCGAGCGGCTCGACCGGTACGAAGCGTTACCCTTCCCTCCCGCCGGGGAGTGGGAGATCTTTGACGAAGACCATGTCCGCGATGAGGAGGGCGACGCCGACGGAGATACCGATGTCGGCGACGTTGAACGTCGGCCAGTGGAACCCGCGCAGATGGAGGTCGATGAAATCGATCACGTACCCCAGCCGCGCCCGGTCGACCAGGTTGCCGGCGGCCCCTCCGAGGACCAGGCCGACGGCGTACGGGGCGGCGCCTTTCCGGGGTAGCCGCCACAGGTAGAAGAGCAGCGCGGCCATCGCGGCCAGCGTCGCGGCGATCAAAAGCGGCTTCACCCACCCGCCGCCGAGCCCCGCCAGCAGGCTGAAGGCCACTCCCGTGTTGCGGACGTAAACCAGGTCGAGCAGTCCGGGCACGACCTCGCGCGGAAGGTACGGCGGGAGGGCGATGACGACCCACGCCTTCGTCGCCTGGTCGGCGGCCGCCAGCAGGGCGGC
It encodes:
- the lspA gene encoding signal peptidase II translates to MKGPLLTAALLAAADQATKAWVVIALPPYLPREVVPGLLDLVYVRNTGVAFSLLAGLGGGWVKPLLIAATLAAMAALLFYLWRLPRKGAAPYAVGLVLGGAAGNLVDRARLGYVIDFIDLHLRGFHWPTFNVADIGISVGVALLIADMVFVKDLPLPGGREG